Proteins found in one Actinomycetota bacterium genomic segment:
- a CDS encoding transcriptional regulator produces MRSYRQYCGLARGLDVIGDRWVLLIVRELLPGPRRYSELLDGLPGIATNLLAERLRSMEAHGLIARRDDDRYELTERGDGLREVVYAIGRWAYPLMGEMAEDETFRSHWIAHPISALFPGEDSSRPELVVEVRCDTEPMTVTVSGGRVRVTHGQAPAPDLVLTGAPDAVVGLLARRIDVNEARARGVAITGDARRLRKLRPVLPATANS; encoded by the coding sequence ATGCGGTCGTATCGCCAGTACTGCGGGCTGGCCCGAGGCCTCGACGTCATCGGTGACCGGTGGGTGCTGCTGATCGTCCGCGAGCTGCTGCCGGGCCCGCGTCGCTACAGCGAGCTGCTCGACGGGCTCCCCGGTATCGCCACCAACCTGTTGGCCGAGAGGCTTCGTTCGATGGAAGCCCACGGGCTCATCGCCCGGCGTGACGATGATCGTTACGAACTGACCGAACGCGGCGACGGGTTGCGGGAGGTGGTCTATGCGATCGGGCGGTGGGCGTATCCGTTGATGGGCGAGATGGCCGAAGACGAGACGTTCCGCAGCCACTGGATCGCGCACCCCATCTCGGCCCTGTTCCCAGGTGAGGACTCGTCTCGGCCAGAGCTGGTGGTCGAGGTCCGCTGTGACACCGAACCGATGACGGTGACGGTGTCGGGCGGACGCGTGCGAGTGACCCACGGACAAGCGCCCGCTCCCGATCTCGTGCTCACCGGCGCTCCCGATGCCGTCGTGGGTCTGCTCGCTCGGCGCATCGACGTCAACGAGGCGAGAGCTCGCGGTGTCGCCATCACAGGGGATGCGCGACGTCTCCGCAAACTTCGCCCCGTTCTGCCTGCTACCGCGAATTCGTGA
- a CDS encoding SRPBCC domain-containing protein, translating into MTDVRHAPDYETVIRINGAPDAVYDAITTASGLTGWWTRTAGHGETDGELRFFMNTPEPLVIHVDVATRPWSVQWTVTDCPFLADWVGTRPVFSITSVGDNESEVHFRHVGLTSELECIDTCSRSWDHFMLSLRDYIETGVGSPMGSDADIARREAQRAR; encoded by the coding sequence GTGACAGACGTTCGGCACGCACCGGACTACGAGACCGTGATTCGGATCAACGGCGCGCCCGACGCCGTCTACGACGCGATCACCACCGCGTCAGGACTTACCGGTTGGTGGACCCGCACGGCCGGCCACGGTGAGACGGACGGCGAGCTCCGGTTCTTCATGAACACACCGGAGCCGCTCGTGATCCACGTCGACGTTGCCACGCGACCGTGGAGCGTTCAGTGGACCGTCACCGACTGCCCGTTCCTCGCCGACTGGGTCGGCACTCGCCCCGTGTTCTCCATCACTTCGGTCGGCGACAACGAGTCCGAGGTCCACTTCCGGCATGTCGGCCTGACGTCCGAGCTGGAGTGCATCGACACCTGCAGCCGGAGTTGGGATCATTTCATGCTCAGCTTGCGCGACTACATCGAGACCGGCGTCGGGAGCCCCATGGGAAGCGACGCGGACATCGCCCGGCGTGAAGCGCAGCGAGCCCGATGA
- a CDS encoding MFS transporter has product MVLVALCSAALLINIDVTIVNVALPSLVRELGATTTNLQWVVDAYTLVFAALILAAGSLSDRIGRKGTLLAGLAIFALGSLAGSVSTSSGQLIAARAFMGIGAAAIFPSTLSLIANVFTERTERAKAIGLWGATTGVGVAAGPIVGGWLLEHYWWGSVFLFMVPLAALVAFGVAYSVPTSRDPAAPPIDWPGLVLSCAAMGTLVFAIIQAPDWGWVSTSTLAAFALGLALLAVFINVEARSDRPMLDVSLFGNPRFSAASGSITISFFSLAGFTFLVTQYFQFVHGYSPLGTGIRLLPVASSVAVAAVVGTKLAVRIGNKTVVATGLAMWAIALLWISTVSASTDYLEIVGQMVLGGGGLGLITAPATEAILGAVPTEKAGVGSAVNDATRLFGAALGVAVIGSVASSLYSHRLGTTIPAELPAQAATAAKGSIGGALIAARNLHQAGLTTTAHNLTTSAVDAFLRSLEGSLRLAAAIAAGGAVMAAALLPSRPRDAMDASEAVPTASVAEPELEFGA; this is encoded by the coding sequence CTGGTGCTGGTCGCGCTCTGCTCGGCGGCGCTACTCATCAACATCGACGTCACGATCGTGAACGTGGCGCTCCCCAGCCTCGTGCGCGAGCTGGGCGCGACCACCACGAACCTGCAATGGGTGGTGGATGCCTACACCCTCGTGTTCGCGGCGTTGATCCTCGCGGCGGGCAGCCTGAGCGACCGGATCGGACGCAAAGGAACGTTGCTCGCCGGTCTCGCGATCTTCGCTCTCGGGAGCCTTGCGGGCTCGGTCAGCACGAGCTCCGGACAGCTGATCGCGGCGCGCGCCTTCATGGGAATCGGGGCCGCCGCGATCTTCCCGTCGACGCTGTCGCTGATCGCCAACGTGTTCACGGAACGAACCGAGCGGGCCAAAGCCATCGGACTGTGGGGCGCGACCACCGGAGTGGGCGTCGCCGCCGGACCGATCGTCGGCGGCTGGCTGCTCGAGCACTACTGGTGGGGCAGCGTCTTCTTGTTCATGGTCCCCCTCGCCGCCCTCGTCGCCTTCGGAGTCGCCTACTCCGTCCCGACGTCGAGAGACCCCGCTGCACCGCCGATCGACTGGCCGGGACTCGTGCTGTCGTGCGCCGCCATGGGAACCCTGGTGTTCGCCATCATCCAGGCCCCCGACTGGGGCTGGGTATCGACATCGACGTTGGCGGCCTTCGCGCTCGGTCTCGCGCTGCTCGCGGTGTTCATCAATGTCGAGGCCCGAAGCGATCGTCCGATGCTCGACGTGTCACTGTTCGGCAACCCTCGCTTCTCGGCGGCGAGCGGGTCGATCACCATCAGCTTCTTCAGCCTCGCTGGATTCACGTTCCTCGTGACCCAGTACTTCCAGTTCGTCCACGGCTACTCGCCCCTCGGCACCGGCATCCGGCTTCTCCCCGTCGCGTCGTCGGTCGCGGTCGCCGCGGTCGTCGGCACGAAGCTCGCCGTCCGGATCGGGAACAAGACCGTGGTCGCCACCGGGCTCGCGATGTGGGCCATCGCGTTGCTGTGGATCTCCACCGTGTCCGCCTCGACCGACTATCTCGAGATCGTCGGTCAGATGGTCCTCGGCGGTGGAGGGCTCGGTCTCATCACGGCACCCGCCACCGAAGCAATCCTCGGCGCAGTACCAACCGAGAAGGCCGGAGTCGGCTCCGCCGTCAACGACGCGACCCGGCTGTTCGGCGCCGCGCTCGGCGTCGCCGTCATCGGCAGCGTCGCCTCGTCGCTCTACAGCCACCGCCTCGGCACGACCATCCCCGCCGAGCTGCCCGCCCAGGCCGCGACCGCCGCGAAAGGATCCATCGGCGGCGCGCTCATCGCCGCGCGCAACCTGCACCAAGCAGGGCTCACAACCACCGCGCACAACCTCACCACGTCCGCCGTCGACGCGTTCCTGCGCAGCCTCGAAGGCAGCCTCCGCCTCGCCGCGGCGATCGCCGCCGGCGGCGCGGTCATGGCGGCGGCCCTCCTACCGTCTCGACCGCGAGACGCGATGGACGCCAGCGAAGCGGTTCCCACGGCCTCCGTCGCCGAGCCTGAGCTCGAATTCGGGGCGTAA